One part of the Neodiprion virginianus isolate iyNeoVirg1 chromosome 3, iyNeoVirg1.1, whole genome shotgun sequence genome encodes these proteins:
- the LOC124301503 gene encoding uncharacterized protein LOC124301503 — protein MQEFEDGIQLIASNWLIEETMEAYWPNFTTMNRYYKAVQVLEPIKDSWKLFKVKRILAKTYNYEKGTKILKDAEIFSDLNSDVDDTCLKLRRRTHARLVYSDSDDEESGMENNSRSKIPPLPKPYVSEPFIPPQKPIKNSKASAVTSRKMGCHEPLNNNNSDFEDAEIHCPKQTGKYLNIQEHSEDDAESECSLATNTLATATLPHTNNTASINPKQHNSNPQVTHAHREMPAKKVIQPKNVDPDLESCMRKTNMNEPTISLDNEDFRTYQRFVIRSFTTLKAKINNVIDVVEVMSKKLDGIKCTDNIPDANQEADNPELEVMNLFPICHVKMLQRVEKELTNNAMKQKLMTALLKIGGSDYKNTTTRLMERLFSNYVAEKFSWVGSKGKRIFSTLHLCRVILGKLIHTILN, from the exons ATGCAGG AGTTTGAGGATGGAATTCAATTGATAGCGAGTAATTGGCTAATTGAAGAGACCATGGAAGCTTACTGGCCTAATTTTACAACGATGAATCGATATTACAAGGCTGTGCAAGTATTGGAACCGATTAAAGATTCGTGGAAGTTGTTCAAAGTAAAACGTATACTGGCCAAAACTT aTAACTATGAGaaaggaacaaaaattttaaaagatgCGGAAATATTTTCCGATCTCAATTCGGATGTTGATGATACATGTCTAAAATTGAGACGAAGAACACATGCTCGCTTAGTATATTCTGATAGCGATGATGAGGAGTCGGGTATGGAAAATAACAGTCGATCCAAAATTCCTCCTCTTCCTAAGCCCTATGTGAGTGAACCATTCATTCCACCGCAAAAACCGATAAAAAACAGCAAAGCATCAGCTGTTACTTCAAGGAAAATGGGATGTCACGAGCCATTGAACAATAACAACTCAGATTTCGAGGATGCGGAAATCCATTGCCCCAAGCAGACTGGCAAATATCTTAATATCCAAGAGCACTCAGAAGACGATGCTGAATCAGAATGTTCACTTGCTACAAACACACTTGCAACGGCAACTCTTCCACATACTAACAATACAGCGTCAATCAATCCTAAACAACATAACAGTAATCCACAAGTTACACACGCACATAGGGAAATGCCAGCCAAGAAAGTAATACAACCCAAAAATGTTGATCCAGATTTGGAAAGCTGTATGCGGAAGACAAATATGAATGAACCTACTATATCTCTTGACAAtgaag atttcaGAACTTATCAACGCTTTGTCATACGCTCTTTCACTACGCTGAAAGCCAAAATCAATAATGTTATTGATGTTGTGGAGGTGATGAGTAAGAAGCTAGATGGTATAAAATGTACTGATAATATTCCGGATGCGAATCAAGAAGCTGATAACCCCGAACTTGAAGTCATGAATCTTTTCCCAATTTGCCATGTAAAAATGTTGCAAAGAGTAGAAAAAGAATTAACGAACAATgcgatgaaacaaaaattg ATGACAGCATTACTAAAAATCGGTGGAAGTGATTACAAAAACACTACCACTAGATTGATGGAACGGCTTTTCAGCAATTATGTAGCTGAGAAATTTAGCTGGGTCGGTtcaaaaggaaaaagaattttttcaacacttcATTTGTGTCGTGTTATTCTAGGTAAACTGATTCATACCAtattaaattaa